One part of the Chloroflexota bacterium genome encodes these proteins:
- a CDS encoding SRPBCC family protein, producing MPTVSSSITINQPVEKVFAYVIAVENHRAWQTGVLEAKVTPDGPVGVGSIYHYTSEVMGHRMQTQLQVSAFEPNQKWSVKTTGVPTPVETVYLFEAAGSGTKLTVSMELAGGFPAAAEAMVKQQMQKSMDEQARRVKQMVEK from the coding sequence ATGCCAACCGTATCTTCCAGCATCACCATCAATCAACCCGTCGAAAAAGTTTTCGCCTACGTCATCGCCGTCGAGAATCATAGGGCCTGGCAAACCGGCGTGCTTGAGGCGAAGGTCACGCCGGACGGCCCGGTCGGCGTCGGTTCAATCTATCACTACACTTCCGAAGTCATGGGCCACCGAATGCAGACGCAATTGCAGGTCTCGGCCTTTGAGCCGAACCAGAAATGGAGCGTCAAGACGACCGGCGTCCCCACGCCGGTTGAGACGGTCTATCTTTTTGAGGCGGCTGGAAGTGGGACGAAGCTGACCGTTTCGATGGAACTGGCGGGCGGCTTCCCGGCGGCGGCAGAGGCCATGGTCAAGCAACAAATGCAGAAGTCAATGGACGAACAGGCGAGGCGGGTGAAGCAGATGGTGGAGAAGTAA